A single genomic interval of Celeribacter indicus harbors:
- a CDS encoding SDR family NAD(P)-dependent oxidoreductase, with the protein MSHEKVWFVTGASGGFGRLWSEAALERGDKVVATARKPQALDALVQKYGDAVLVLPLDVTDRAAVFDTVAQAHHHFGRLDVILSNAGYGYMSAVEEIDIDKARANFETNVWGTLNVLQAVLPCLRAQGSGHILTLSSIAGMVSLPTGGSYIASKWAVEALSEGLAGEVAGFGIKVTIVEPGSFSTGFRAATQLETAMPAYAQLRADQHGKFNGAIIGDPDATVPAILKLVDSEDPPLRLILGNWLLPMVKDHYRSRLETWEAWADVSNAAQGAPRV; encoded by the coding sequence ATGTCCCACGAAAAGGTCTGGTTCGTCACCGGCGCCTCCGGCGGTTTTGGTCGCCTCTGGTCGGAAGCGGCGCTCGAGCGGGGCGACAAGGTCGTCGCCACCGCCCGCAAGCCGCAGGCGCTCGACGCGCTCGTGCAAAAATACGGCGACGCGGTGCTCGTCTTGCCGCTCGACGTCACAGACCGCGCGGCGGTGTTCGACACGGTGGCACAGGCGCACCACCATTTCGGCCGGCTCGACGTGATCCTCAGCAATGCGGGCTACGGCTACATGAGCGCGGTCGAGGAGATCGACATCGACAAGGCCAGGGCGAATTTCGAGACGAATGTCTGGGGCACGCTGAACGTGCTCCAGGCGGTGCTGCCCTGTCTGCGCGCGCAGGGCAGCGGCCATATCCTGACGCTGTCGAGCATCGCGGGCATGGTCAGCCTGCCCACGGGGGGCAGCTATATCGCCTCGAAATGGGCGGTGGAGGCGCTGTCCGAGGGGCTGGCGGGCGAGGTCGCGGGCTTCGGCATCAAGGTGACGATCGTCGAGCCGGGCAGTTTCTCCACCGGCTTTCGCGCGGCGACGCAGCTCGAGACCGCGATGCCCGCCTATGCGCAACTGCGTGCCGACCAGCACGGCAAGTTCAACGGCGCGATCATCGGGGATCCGGACGCGACGGTGCCTGCCATCCTCAAGCTGGTGGATTCCGAGGATCCGCCGCTGCGCCTGATCCTCGGCAACTGGCTGCTGCCGATGGTCAAGGACCACTACCGCAGCCGGCTCGAGACCTGGGAGGCCTGGGCGGACGTCTCGAACGCCGCGCAGGGCGCCCCGCGCGTGTGA
- a CDS encoding LysR substrate-binding domain-containing protein, producing MELKRLKYFIAVAEDLHFGRAAARLEMAQPPLSRQIAALERDLDAKLFDRSRSQIRLTPAGEVFLERARDLVDRLDSAYREARLIGHGGAGRLRIAFVGSATHGPLPTLIKSYRSHYPGVDLSLAAMNNAELERALVQQDIDIAVARPALKGQDLRSVLLTDEPLVLALPDNSSLATRSAAVALSELESQTFVLYPRRPRPSFADDVLRCCEMNGFTPRDQAFAQDYQTAISLVSVGVGLSVVPRSVSQVSRPGVTFRPFTGENPGTRLTIHARLDNRRPHLLNFFEILRRFVHQRDR from the coding sequence GTGGAACTGAAACGGCTGAAATATTTCATCGCGGTCGCAGAGGATCTGCATTTCGGTCGTGCGGCCGCGCGCCTCGAGATGGCCCAGCCCCCGCTCAGCCGGCAGATCGCCGCACTCGAACGCGACCTCGACGCAAAGCTCTTCGACCGCTCCCGCAGCCAGATCCGGCTGACGCCCGCGGGAGAGGTCTTTCTCGAGCGGGCCCGCGATCTGGTCGACCGCCTCGACAGCGCCTATCGGGAGGCCCGGCTGATCGGCCACGGCGGGGCCGGCCGGCTGCGCATCGCCTTCGTCGGCTCGGCCACCCACGGCCCCCTTCCGACGCTGATCAAATCCTACCGGTCGCATTATCCCGGCGTCGACCTTTCGCTCGCCGCGATGAACAACGCCGAACTGGAACGGGCGCTCGTCCAGCAGGACATCGACATCGCCGTCGCCCGCCCCGCGCTGAAGGGGCAGGATCTGCGCTCGGTCCTGCTGACGGACGAACCGCTGGTGCTCGCCCTGCCGGACAACTCGTCCCTCGCGACCCGCAGCGCGGCCGTCGCCCTGTCCGAACTCGAATCCCAGACCTTCGTCCTCTACCCGCGCCGACCGCGCCCGAGCTTCGCCGACGATGTGCTGCGCTGCTGCGAAATGAACGGGTTCACGCCGCGCGATCAGGCCTTCGCGCAGGACTACCAGACCGCGATTTCCCTCGTTTCCGTGGGGGTGGGCCTCTCGGTCGTGCCCCGCAGCGTCAGCCAGGTCAGCCGCCCCGGCGTCACCTTCCGCCCCTTCACGGGCGAGAATCCCGGCACCCGCCTGACGATCCACGCACGGCTCGACAACCGGCGTCCGCACCTGTTGAATTTCTTCGAGATCCTGCGCCGCTTCGTCCACCAGCGGGATCGGTAG
- a CDS encoding alpha/beta fold hydrolase, translating to MSQFEPITGRYVTIEAGGRPYRIFFEEAGQGQPVICFHTAGADTRQWRHIMNDPAVTDSHRIIAVDMPWHGKSLPPEGWQTEEYLLTTEFYMEVVLAMVAALGLEKPVYAGCSMGGRIALQLALRHPEPFRGFIAIEASDFQPAWYDIDWFHRPDAHGGEMGAALVSANIAPQGPEVERWNTQWMFMQSGPGVFRGDLSFYTRDDSLVGRLGQIDTSTRPLHIMVGEYDMTCTPEDAERTARAIPGATLALMPGIGHFPMSENPEAFRPHFLDALARMG from the coding sequence ATGAGCCAGTTCGAACCCATCACCGGCCGCTACGTGACCATCGAGGCCGGCGGCCGCCCGTACCGCATCTTCTTCGAGGAAGCGGGACAGGGCCAGCCGGTGATCTGCTTTCACACGGCAGGCGCCGATACCCGGCAATGGCGCCACATCATGAACGATCCCGCGGTGACCGACAGCCATCGCATCATCGCGGTGGACATGCCCTGGCATGGCAAGTCCCTGCCCCCGGAGGGCTGGCAGACCGAGGAATATCTCCTGACCACCGAATTCTACATGGAGGTGGTGCTCGCCATGGTCGCCGCGCTCGGGCTTGAGAAACCGGTCTACGCGGGCTGTTCCATGGGCGGGCGGATCGCGCTGCAACTGGCGCTGCGCCATCCCGAACCCTTCAGGGGCTTCATCGCCATCGAGGCCTCGGACTTCCAGCCCGCCTGGTACGACATCGACTGGTTCCATCGTCCCGACGCCCATGGCGGGGAGATGGGGGCCGCCCTCGTCTCGGCCAATATCGCGCCGCAGGGCCCGGAGGTCGAGCGCTGGAACACCCAGTGGATGTTCATGCAGTCGGGACCGGGCGTGTTCCGCGGCGACCTGAGCTTCTACACCCGCGACGACAGCCTCGTGGGACGGCTCGGGCAGATCGACACCTCGACCCGGCCCCTGCACATCATGGTCGGCGAATACGACATGACCTGCACGCCCGAGGATGCCGAACGCACCGCGCGGGCGATTCCGGGAGCCACGCTTGCGCTGATGCCCGGCATCGGCCATTTTCCCATGAGCGAGAACCCCGAGGCCTTCCGGCCGCACTTTCTCGACGCGCTCGCCCGCATGGGCTAG